The Nocardioides sp. S-1144 genome includes a region encoding these proteins:
- a CDS encoding cytochrome P450, which translates to MTAGAPDLRHLDLADPAFDVTSPAVHDARDHDWYAETPYGYAVLRYAEASALLTDRRFQQGNARWPAQNGIEEGPFLRWWQEVLLSLEGEDHARLRRLLMPAFRRRVIEDLQPEFRRIAAELVEGFGSRGDVELIAEFAEPYAARVLCLLLGLPDDEWHQVARWADDLGKSFGIRVKEDLPRIEAALAGLTAYVEAVVDDRAARPRDDLVTTLLQAQETDGRLSRDELVVSLVFLAFAGMETTRNQIGLAVQTLLRHPDQWRLLAEQPELGRAAVEEVMRVNPTVTWVTREAIADVDLHGLHLPAGTIVQVLSHAAGTDPTAVPDPVFDIARAGDRPPHLGFGGGAHHCLGHFVARTDMAVALPMLAQRMPDAVPDGPGEWLPVSGNTGALSFPISFRPT; encoded by the coding sequence GTGACCGCCGGCGCACCCGACCTCCGCCACCTCGACCTGGCCGACCCCGCCTTCGACGTGACCTCACCCGCCGTCCACGACGCGCGGGATCACGACTGGTACGCCGAGACGCCGTACGGCTACGCCGTGCTGCGCTACGCCGAGGCCAGCGCGCTGCTCACCGATCGCCGGTTCCAGCAGGGCAACGCGCGGTGGCCGGCCCAGAACGGGATCGAGGAGGGCCCCTTCCTGCGGTGGTGGCAGGAGGTGCTGCTCAGCCTGGAGGGGGAGGACCACGCGCGGCTGCGCCGGCTGCTGATGCCGGCGTTCCGGCGTCGGGTGATCGAGGACCTGCAGCCCGAGTTCCGGCGCATTGCCGCCGAGCTCGTCGAGGGTTTCGGGTCGCGCGGCGACGTCGAGCTGATCGCCGAGTTCGCCGAGCCGTACGCCGCCCGCGTGCTGTGCCTGCTGCTCGGCCTGCCGGACGACGAGTGGCACCAGGTCGCCCGGTGGGCCGACGACCTCGGGAAGTCCTTCGGGATCCGGGTCAAGGAGGACCTGCCCCGGATCGAGGCGGCCCTGGCCGGGCTCACGGCCTACGTCGAGGCGGTGGTCGACGACCGGGCGGCCCGGCCCCGGGACGACCTGGTGACCACCCTGCTGCAGGCGCAGGAGACCGACGGCCGGCTGAGCCGCGACGAGCTGGTGGTCTCGCTGGTCTTCCTCGCCTTCGCCGGCATGGAGACCACCCGCAACCAGATCGGCCTCGCCGTGCAGACCCTGCTGCGGCACCCGGACCAGTGGCGGCTCCTGGCCGAGCAGCCCGAGCTCGGGCGCGCCGCCGTCGAGGAGGTGATGCGGGTGAACCCGACCGTGACCTGGGTGACCCGGGAGGCCATCGCCGACGTCGACCTGCACGGGCTCCACCTCCCGGCGGGCACCATCGTCCAGGTCCTCTCGCACGCGGCCGGCACCGACCCGACCGCCGTGCCGGACCCGGTGTTCGACATCGCCCGCGCCGGCGACCGGCCGCCGCACCTGGGCTTCGGGGGCGGCGCGCACCACTGTCTGGGCCACTTCGTGGCGCGCACCGACATGGCCGTCGCCCTCCCGATGCTGGCGCAGCGCATGCCGGACGCCGTCCCCGACGGTCCGGGGGAGTGGCTGCCCGTCTCCGGCAACACCGGTGCGCTGTCGTTCCCCATCTCGTTCCGCCCGACCTGA